A genomic window from Actinomycetaceae bacterium MB13-C1-2 includes:
- a CDS encoding SufS family cysteine desulfurase, which produces MDDGRDFSAGELAAIRRDFPALERIGRGGHPIIYLDSSATAQKPMCVLESEVDFYTSSNGAVHRNTHLLGDEATAAFEDARTKVAGFVGGKSEEIVWTKNATEALNLVAASIGNASQNQPGSEMAISPGDKIVVTRAEHHSNLVPWQQLAARTGAKLDWLDLTPEGRIDLSTLERITEDTRVVAFTHASNVTGAVSPVEQVVEKARSVGALVVLDTCQSAAHVPVDVSNLGVDFAVFSSHKMLGPTGVGALWGKADLLEKLPPFLTGGSVVADVTMESTRFLPPPAKFEAGSQPVAQAVGWAVALDYLSELGMDRVEAHENRITEYLLDGITNLEGVRLLGPSDRAERTGAVSFVVEGVHPHDVGQVLDSYDVAVRVGHHCAIPLHRFFGVKSSSRASVSLTTTTEEIDAFLDALVKVQEYFGGPK; this is translated from the coding sequence ATGGATGATGGGCGTGACTTCTCCGCCGGGGAGCTAGCGGCGATCCGACGTGACTTCCCCGCGCTTGAGCGGATCGGTCGGGGCGGTCACCCAATCATCTATTTAGATTCTTCCGCTACCGCGCAAAAGCCAATGTGCGTACTTGAGTCGGAGGTTGACTTCTATACGAGCTCCAACGGGGCTGTTCACCGAAACACTCACCTTCTTGGCGACGAAGCAACCGCGGCGTTCGAAGACGCGCGGACAAAGGTAGCCGGTTTCGTCGGAGGTAAGTCTGAGGAAATTGTCTGGACCAAGAACGCGACCGAAGCACTGAATCTAGTTGCGGCCTCAATCGGTAATGCGTCCCAGAATCAACCTGGTAGCGAGATGGCGATTTCGCCTGGCGACAAGATCGTTGTCACTCGCGCAGAGCACCATTCGAACCTAGTTCCCTGGCAGCAACTTGCTGCTAGAACCGGGGCCAAGCTCGACTGGCTCGACCTGACTCCCGAAGGCCGGATCGACCTCAGTACTCTGGAACGAATCACCGAGGACACTCGGGTGGTTGCATTCACGCACGCCTCGAACGTCACCGGGGCGGTCTCTCCAGTGGAACAGGTTGTCGAAAAGGCAAGGTCAGTTGGCGCGTTGGTGGTTCTTGACACCTGTCAATCGGCAGCGCATGTGCCGGTTGACGTTTCAAATCTGGGTGTTGACTTCGCAGTTTTCTCCTCGCACAAAATGCTTGGGCCAACTGGAGTAGGCGCACTGTGGGGAAAGGCGGATTTGCTAGAGAAACTACCACCATTTCTCACTGGAGGCTCAGTCGTCGCGGACGTGACGATGGAAAGTACGCGCTTTCTGCCCCCGCCCGCGAAGTTCGAAGCCGGATCGCAACCGGTAGCACAAGCCGTGGGATGGGCGGTAGCACTGGACTATCTTTCCGAGCTTGGCATGGATCGAGTCGAAGCACACGAGAACCGAATCACTGAGTACCTACTAGACGGAATTACGAACCTTGAGGGAGTACGCCTCCTTGGTCCATCCGACCGAGCGGAGCGGACAGGCGCGGTGTCATTTGTCGTTGAAGGAGTTCACCCACACGATGTTGGCCAAGTGCTTGACTCATATGACGTCGCTGTTCGCGTGGGACACCACTGCGCGATTCCACTTCACAGATTCTTTGGTGTGAAATCATCTTCTAGGGCATCAGTTTCGCTGACGACAACTACTGAGGAGATCGACGCATTTC
- the sufC gene encoding Fe-S cluster assembly ATPase SufC — MNEDKKENKMSETLAIKDLHVEVMTPEGAKEILKGVDLTIGSGEIHAIMGPNGSGKSTLAYALAGHPAYEVTGGEALLNGENILEMSVDERAKKGLFLAMQYPVEVAGVSVSNLLRTAKTAIDGEAPPIRHWIKDVDKAMQNLRMPSDFADRDVNVGFSGGEKKRLEILQMELLEPKFAVLDETDSGLDVDALRIVSEGVNRAHKKDNMGIMLITHYTRILRYIKPNFVHVFVNGRVAEEGGPELADVLEENGYDSYLQ, encoded by the coding sequence ATGAACGAAGACAAGAAAGAAAACAAGATGTCGGAAACACTGGCCATTAAGGATCTCCACGTTGAGGTCATGACTCCTGAGGGTGCAAAGGAGATTCTCAAGGGAGTTGACTTGACGATTGGCTCCGGTGAGATTCACGCGATTATGGGACCAAATGGGTCTGGTAAGTCGACGTTGGCCTATGCCCTTGCCGGTCATCCTGCCTACGAGGTGACAGGCGGCGAGGCTCTGCTAAACGGTGAAAACATCCTTGAGATGTCGGTTGATGAGCGGGCCAAAAAAGGGTTGTTCCTGGCCATGCAGTACCCGGTAGAAGTCGCGGGGGTGTCGGTTTCGAACCTGCTACGGACCGCGAAGACCGCCATTGACGGGGAAGCTCCTCCTATCCGCCACTGGATCAAGGACGTGGATAAGGCAATGCAGAATCTCCGCATGCCCTCAGACTTCGCAGACCGCGATGTCAATGTCGGGTTCTCTGGGGGTGAGAAGAAACGCCTAGAAATCCTGCAAATGGAACTTCTGGAACCAAAGTTTGCAGTACTTGATGAGACTGACTCGGGTCTTGACGTTGACGCTCTGCGCATTGTTTCTGAGGGCGTCAACCGTGCTCACAAGAAGGACAATATGGGGATTATGCTGATCACCCACTACACCCGCATCTTGCGCTACATCAAGCCAAACTTCGTCCACGTCTTCGTAAATGGGCGCGTTGCAGAAGAGGGTGGGCCAGAGCTTGCGGACGTTCTTGAGGAGAACGGATACGACAGCTACCTGCAGTAG
- the sufD gene encoding Fe-S cluster assembly protein SufD: MATKTTGKVNEPSKATRADRPVSFSLEDFPMPVGREEDWRFTPMRRVKPLLEEQTEYLAPKVEVQGPEGVLVENVAMDDSRVGIVLAPGDRPAALAWNKTKEAVVITVPADIELTEPVMVHVTAPRAASAGHIVVRTERHAKATVVLIHDGPAILNQTVEVRADDGSTLNFVAVHNWDRDALHASAHRVSVGRDANLTHMIVTLGGDLVRITIDSELKEQGGNLNLNGLYFVDPGQNLEHRVFIHHTAPNCYSRSAYKGALQGKDAHAVWIGDCLIGRDADNTDTYELNRNLILTEGAKADSVPNLEIENGEIEGAGHASATGRFDDDQLFYLMSRGVSAVDARRLVVRGFFAELVNQIGIADLQDSLMEEIDHRLREYNERLAEQVTAN; the protein is encoded by the coding sequence ATGGCCACTAAAACCACTGGAAAAGTTAACGAACCGTCAAAGGCCACCAGGGCTGACCGTCCCGTCTCGTTTAGTCTTGAAGACTTCCCCATGCCCGTGGGGCGTGAGGAAGACTGGCGCTTCACCCCGATGCGGCGCGTCAAGCCACTTCTCGAAGAGCAGACCGAGTATCTGGCACCGAAGGTGGAGGTACAGGGGCCCGAGGGTGTTCTAGTCGAAAATGTCGCCATGGACGACTCGCGAGTCGGCATCGTACTGGCTCCGGGAGATCGTCCTGCTGCGCTCGCCTGGAATAAGACCAAAGAGGCTGTGGTCATCACGGTGCCAGCCGACATTGAGCTGACTGAGCCGGTAATGGTTCACGTAACAGCTCCGCGAGCGGCCTCCGCCGGACACATTGTGGTTCGAACCGAAAGGCATGCCAAGGCGACAGTCGTACTAATTCACGATGGTCCGGCCATTCTCAACCAGACGGTCGAGGTTCGTGCTGACGACGGATCGACACTTAACTTCGTCGCGGTTCACAACTGGGATCGCGATGCGCTTCATGCGTCAGCGCATCGAGTCAGCGTGGGCCGCGACGCCAATCTGACGCACATGATCGTCACCCTGGGTGGGGACTTGGTTCGCATCACCATCGACTCCGAACTCAAAGAGCAGGGCGGCAACCTGAACCTCAACGGTCTCTATTTTGTTGACCCGGGCCAAAATCTAGAACATCGGGTCTTCATCCACCACACTGCTCCCAACTGTTACTCGCGTTCTGCCTACAAGGGAGCTTTACAGGGCAAGGACGCGCATGCCGTCTGGATCGGTGACTGCCTCATCGGGCGGGATGCGGACAACACCGACACCTACGAGTTGAATCGGAACCTGATTCTTACAGAGGGCGCCAAGGCTGACTCAGTTCCTAACCTAGAGATCGAGAACGGCGAGATCGAGGGGGCAGGTCACGCTTCCGCTACAGGTCGCTTTGACGATGATCAGTTGTTCTACCTAATGAGCCGTGGCGTTTCGGCAGTCGATGCCAGACGCCTTGTTGTACGCGGATTCTTCGCTGAACTCGTCAACCAGATCGGCATCGCTGATCTGCAAGATTCACTGATGGAAGAAATCGACCATCGTCTACGCGAATACAACGAACGCCTCGCTGAACAAGTAACAGCCAACTAA
- the sufB gene encoding Fe-S cluster assembly protein SufB — protein sequence MTQTTQAPPVTPMTDDEIIDSIGAYGYGWHDRDDYSKGVPKGINEDIVRYISETKEEPEWMLERRLKAFNFFERKPTPTWGPDLSGIDYDDFKYYVRPTDRQVNDWNDLPEEIKNTYDRLGIPEAEKKRLVAGVAAQYESEVVYQQIQEDLERQGVIFLDTDSGLREYPELFEKYFGKSVPAGDNKFAALNTACWSGGSFIYVPPGVHVEIPLQAYFRINTEAMGQFERTLIIADEGSYVHYVEGCTAPIYDSNSLHAAVVEIFVLKDARVRYTTIQNWSNNVLNLVTQRAIVEEGGTMEWIDGNMGSAITMKYPACYLMGENAKGETLSIGFAGRGQHQDTGAKMVHMAPRTSSSIVAKSVSRSGGRTSYRGLVEVHSRATKSKSNVLCDALLVDKISRTDTYPYVDVRTEDVVMGHEATVSKVNEDQLFYLMSRGLDENEAMATIVRGFVEPIAKELPMEYALELNRLIELQMEGSVG from the coding sequence ATGACGCAGACAACGCAGGCCCCTCCTGTGACGCCAATGACCGATGACGAGATCATCGATTCCATTGGCGCATATGGCTATGGCTGGCATGACCGCGACGACTACTCCAAGGGAGTGCCCAAGGGCATCAATGAGGACATCGTTCGGTATATCTCTGAAACGAAGGAAGAGCCCGAATGGATGCTTGAGCGGCGCCTGAAGGCCTTCAACTTCTTTGAGCGCAAGCCCACGCCAACCTGGGGTCCAGACCTGTCCGGCATCGACTACGACGACTTCAAGTACTACGTTCGTCCGACCGACCGCCAGGTTAACGACTGGAACGATCTGCCAGAGGAAATCAAAAACACTTACGACCGGCTTGGAATTCCAGAAGCGGAGAAGAAGCGACTGGTGGCTGGGGTTGCGGCGCAGTATGAGTCCGAGGTGGTCTACCAGCAGATTCAGGAGGATCTGGAACGTCAGGGAGTCATTTTCCTCGACACCGACAGTGGTCTACGCGAATACCCGGAGCTGTTCGAGAAGTACTTCGGCAAGTCAGTTCCTGCGGGTGACAACAAGTTTGCCGCACTTAACACCGCCTGCTGGTCCGGTGGGTCGTTTATTTATGTTCCGCCGGGGGTCCACGTCGAGATCCCGCTTCAGGCCTATTTCCGGATCAACACGGAAGCTATGGGCCAGTTCGAGCGAACACTGATCATCGCTGACGAGGGATCGTACGTTCACTACGTCGAGGGCTGTACTGCCCCCATCTATGATTCGAATTCGCTTCACGCTGCAGTCGTCGAAATCTTTGTGCTCAAGGACGCTCGTGTTCGCTACACAACCATTCAAAACTGGTCGAACAACGTTCTGAACCTGGTTACCCAGCGCGCCATCGTTGAAGAGGGCGGCACCATGGAGTGGATCGATGGAAACATGGGTTCCGCGATCACCATGAAGTACCCGGCCTGCTACCTGATGGGTGAAAACGCCAAGGGGGAGACGCTTTCGATCGGGTTTGCGGGTCGCGGACAGCACCAGGATACGGGGGCAAAGATGGTGCACATGGCTCCTCGTACCTCATCCTCGATCGTTGCGAAGTCGGTGTCCCGTTCCGGGGGGCGTACCTCGTACCGTGGTCTAGTTGAGGTTCACTCACGCGCAACCAAGTCGAAGTCGAACGTTCTTTGCGACGCTCTGTTGGTTGACAAGATCTCCCGTACCGATACGTACCCCTACGTGGATGTTCGGACTGAAGACGTTGTGATGGGCCATGAGGCCACCGTCTCTAAGGTGAACGAGGACCAACTGTTCTACCTAATGAGTCGCGGTTTGGATGAAAACGAAGCGATGGCGACGATTGTTCGTGGTTTCGTTGAGCCAATCGCCAAGGAACTCCCGATGGAGTATGCCCTTGAGCTCAACCGCCTGATTGAACTGCAGATGGAAGGATCCGTCGGCTGA
- a CDS encoding HTH domain-containing protein produces the protein MTDLVEQGTRQQVLDLIIEKGPITATTISHILSLTTAAVRRHITSLEKGGEIIEHEVPVIGSRGRGRPARHYVATDSGRGRLEDSHSDLAVKALYYLEKVGGKEAVEGFAASRSRELERRYAPVVRSAGHDPRLRAQALADALTDDGYAATIRPVGDGNFAIQLCQGHCPIEKVAHGYPQLCEAELVAFSKLLGVHVQRLATLAQGEHVCTTHIPVGMATVHPGTRSVFMRR, from the coding sequence ATGACGGATTTAGTTGAGCAGGGTACCCGGCAGCAAGTCCTCGACCTCATTATCGAAAAGGGTCCAATAACTGCGACCACTATTTCGCACATTCTATCTTTGACCACGGCCGCCGTCAGGCGTCACATCACCTCCCTTGAAAAGGGCGGAGAAATCATCGAGCACGAGGTTCCGGTTATCGGATCACGCGGGCGCGGCAGGCCGGCGAGACACTATGTCGCTACGGACTCAGGCAGAGGACGACTCGAAGATTCGCATTCGGACCTGGCGGTGAAAGCTCTCTACTACCTAGAAAAGGTCGGAGGGAAAGAAGCCGTTGAAGGTTTCGCGGCCTCGCGTTCGAGGGAACTCGAGCGAAGGTACGCCCCGGTCGTGCGGTCGGCGGGACACGACCCTCGTCTTCGTGCTCAGGCACTGGCCGACGCTCTCACCGATGACGGGTATGCCGCAACGATTCGTCCCGTTGGCGATGGAAATTTTGCGATTCAACTCTGTCAGGGCCACTGCCCGATTGAGAAGGTGGCGCACGGATATCCGCAACTTTGTGAAGCTGAGCTAGTTGCGTTTTCAAAGCTTCTGGGCGTTCACGTTCAGCGGCTTGCGACTTTGGCTCAGGGTGAGCACGTCTGTACAACCCACATTCCAGTGGGGATGGCGACGGTCCATCCGGGAACACGCTCGGTCTTCATGCGCCGATAG
- a CDS encoding CTP synthase — protein MVNDSAQAANMAQPKHIFVTGGVVSSLGKGLTASSLGMLLRARGLKVVMQKLDPYINVDPGTMNPFQHGEVFVTEDGTETDLDIGHYERFLDVPLSGDANATTGQIYSSVIARERRGEYLGDTVQVIPHITNEIMSRMRAQASPGDGSTSPDIIITEIGGTVGDIESTPFLEAARQVRRELGRDNCLFVHVSLLPYLKSAGELKTKPTQHSVANLRSLGIQPDALVLRSEVDVPESVKKKISLMCDVDMDAVVVCPDARSLYEVPKILHKEGLDAFIVRRLDLPFHDVDWTTWDDLLERVNHPDHEVEVAIVGKYIDLPDAYLSVIEALRAGGFANRARVSIRWVNSDACLTSEGAANELNGVDAVLVPGGFGIRGVEGKYGALRWARENRVPTLGICLGLQAMVIEAAQNLAGIPEASSTEFDPDTPDPVITTMESQLGIVEGEGDLGGTMRLGAYPAELVPGSIVAKAYDTTSVSERHRHRFEVNPDYREVLEKAGLRVSGTSPDGMLVEFVELDSDLHPYYVGTQAHPEFKSRPANPHPLFVGLIKAAIAS, from the coding sequence ATGGTTAATGACAGCGCACAAGCTGCGAACATGGCACAGCCCAAACACATCTTTGTCACCGGTGGCGTGGTATCTTCCCTTGGAAAAGGGCTAACAGCCTCGTCCCTGGGAATGTTGCTTCGGGCACGCGGACTGAAGGTGGTCATGCAAAAGCTTGACCCCTATATAAATGTCGATCCTGGCACCATGAATCCTTTTCAGCACGGAGAGGTATTCGTGACTGAGGACGGTACCGAGACTGACCTGGACATCGGTCACTATGAACGCTTCCTCGATGTTCCCCTGTCCGGCGACGCTAATGCAACTACGGGGCAGATCTACTCGAGTGTTATTGCAAGGGAGCGCAGGGGCGAGTACTTGGGTGACACGGTTCAGGTGATACCACACATCACCAACGAGATCATGAGCCGAATGAGAGCACAAGCAAGCCCGGGTGACGGGTCAACGTCCCCGGACATCATCATTACGGAGATCGGTGGCACCGTAGGCGATATTGAGTCGACCCCTTTCCTTGAAGCAGCTAGGCAAGTTCGTCGAGAACTTGGACGCGACAACTGCCTTTTCGTCCATGTCTCGCTACTTCCTTACCTAAAGTCGGCCGGGGAACTGAAGACAAAACCTACTCAGCACTCGGTCGCCAACCTTCGCTCTCTTGGCATTCAGCCCGACGCTCTGGTCCTTCGCAGTGAAGTTGATGTGCCCGAATCGGTGAAGAAGAAAATTTCACTGATGTGTGATGTCGACATGGATGCCGTCGTGGTTTGCCCCGATGCGCGCAGTTTGTACGAGGTTCCAAAAATCCTCCACAAGGAAGGGCTGGATGCATTCATTGTCCGCAGACTAGATCTTCCGTTTCACGACGTCGATTGGACCACTTGGGATGACCTTTTGGAGCGTGTAAACCATCCGGATCACGAGGTTGAGGTTGCGATAGTCGGAAAGTACATCGATCTTCCCGACGCCTATCTTTCTGTAATCGAGGCACTGCGAGCGGGTGGTTTCGCCAATCGAGCCCGCGTGTCTATCCGGTGGGTCAACTCCGATGCTTGCCTCACATCGGAGGGAGCAGCAAATGAACTCAATGGAGTCGATGCTGTCCTGGTTCCGGGTGGCTTCGGAATCAGGGGAGTAGAGGGCAAATACGGCGCACTCAGATGGGCACGTGAGAACAGGGTTCCCACTCTTGGCATCTGCCTGGGACTACAGGCCATGGTGATCGAGGCGGCTCAGAATCTGGCTGGAATCCCTGAGGCATCCTCGACCGAGTTTGATCCCGATACCCCAGACCCCGTCATCACCACCATGGAGTCGCAGCTCGGGATCGTCGAGGGAGAGGGCGACCTAGGCGGGACGATGAGGCTCGGAGCCTATCCAGCAGAACTTGTTCCCGGATCGATTGTCGCCAAGGCATACGACACTACCTCCGTCTCGGAGCGGCACCGTCACCGGTTCGAAGTGAACCCCGACTATCGTGAGGTTCTAGAGAAGGCGGGACTCAGAGTATCTGGAACTTCGCCCGACGGAATGCTCGTCGAGTTCGTTGAGCTCGATTCGGACCTCCACCCCTACTACGTTGGCACTCAGGCGCACCCGGAGTTCAAGTCGCGTCCAGCCAACCCACACCCGTTGTTCGTGGGTCTAATCAAGGCCGCCATCGCTTCCTAG
- a CDS encoding AAA family ATPase, translating to MIETLRIGGLALLKDCELEFPPGLTVVSGETGAGKTVLLTSLRILCGGRADSSMVSPGALRTEVDAVATLDRDQATELEEAGYLVDEDQVTFSRTVPREGRSRAAIAGRPVPVKMLTDTVGRTITIHGQSDQWRLKGSGAQRTLLDQYGGPEHRALLDEYLATWERVTSARERFESLIANHDQQQVELQYLRELATAIEELDLGTDEEELIDSAIDRLTNVQELREEVGLAASLFDSDQAEGLVDAIGRVTELLRRAGRQDASLEALEIRASQLEIEAGSLAADLRDYVEGLFDDPAELARLHDRRAVLTDLMRGRAASVSELLDWADNAKRRILELEDTSSDPEAAARQLKVDEEELSAQARRLSESRKTAAKRLENRVGAEIADLGLGNAKFRVEIETQELSRLGQDRVTMMLQAHPSMPPAPISQGASGGELSRIMLALEVALAENDGGKTFVFDEIDAGIGGTTVGSVAARLLDLSKSQQVIVVTHQPQIAAMADANFVVQKSNGIAEVTRVEAKSRTDEIVRMLGGESKAARQHAIDLESRAALRRNKTV from the coding sequence TTGATTGAGACACTTCGGATTGGTGGCCTTGCGCTCCTCAAAGATTGCGAGTTGGAGTTTCCGCCAGGACTGACCGTCGTCTCCGGCGAGACAGGCGCCGGAAAGACGGTGTTACTCACTTCGCTCCGGATTCTTTGTGGAGGTCGAGCCGATTCATCAATGGTTAGTCCGGGTGCTCTTCGCACCGAGGTCGATGCGGTTGCAACCCTCGACCGAGATCAGGCAACGGAGCTTGAAGAGGCGGGGTATCTGGTGGATGAGGACCAGGTCACCTTTTCACGAACTGTCCCTCGTGAGGGGCGTTCTCGGGCCGCGATTGCCGGACGTCCGGTTCCGGTAAAGATGCTGACTGATACTGTCGGTCGGACCATTACCATTCATGGCCAATCCGACCAATGGCGACTCAAGGGGTCGGGAGCCCAGCGAACTCTTTTGGATCAGTATGGTGGACCCGAGCACAGGGCGCTCCTAGACGAGTACTTGGCGACATGGGAACGGGTGACATCTGCCCGTGAACGCTTCGAGTCTCTGATCGCAAATCATGACCAACAGCAGGTCGAACTGCAGTACCTTCGCGAACTAGCCACGGCGATTGAAGAGCTTGATCTTGGTACCGATGAGGAGGAGTTGATTGACTCTGCGATCGACCGCCTAACGAATGTCCAAGAGCTTCGTGAGGAAGTCGGACTGGCTGCGTCGCTCTTCGACTCAGACCAGGCAGAGGGATTGGTTGACGCCATTGGCAGAGTCACAGAACTGCTGCGACGCGCCGGCCGTCAGGACGCTTCACTTGAGGCGCTTGAGATCCGTGCCTCCCAGCTGGAAATCGAGGCGGGTTCCCTGGCAGCCGACCTTCGTGACTACGTTGAAGGTCTTTTTGACGACCCCGCGGAGTTGGCTCGTCTGCACGACCGTAGAGCAGTCCTTACCGACCTGATGCGGGGTAGAGCAGCGAGCGTATCAGAGCTCTTAGACTGGGCCGACAACGCAAAACGAAGGATTTTAGAGCTTGAGGACACTTCTTCCGATCCGGAAGCCGCGGCGCGCCAGCTAAAGGTGGACGAAGAGGAACTGAGCGCTCAGGCCCGGCGCTTAAGCGAGTCCAGGAAGACCGCGGCGAAAAGGCTTGAGAACAGAGTCGGGGCCGAGATCGCCGATCTGGGTCTAGGAAACGCCAAGTTCAGGGTTGAGATTGAAACTCAGGAGTTATCTCGCCTCGGTCAGGATCGAGTGACGATGATGCTTCAGGCCCACCCGTCCATGCCGCCCGCGCCGATCTCTCAGGGAGCCTCTGGCGGCGAGCTGTCGCGGATCATGCTGGCTTTGGAAGTTGCCCTGGCCGAGAACGATGGAGGCAAGACGTTTGTCTTCGACGAAATTGATGCTGGCATCGGTGGAACTACCGTGGGTAGCGTCGCGGCGCGTCTGCTAGATCTTTCGAAATCACAACAGGTGATAGTTGTCACCCACCAACCTCAGATTGCTGCGATGGCGGACGCCAACTTCGTTGTGCAAAAGTCGAATGGAATCGCTGAGGTAACTAGGGTCGAGGCGAAGTCACGAACAGATGAGATTGTCCGCATGCTTGGTGGAGAATCCAAAGCCGCTCGTCAACACGCAATTGATCTTGAGTCAAGGGCCGCACTGCGGAGAAATAAGACAGTCTAG
- a CDS encoding NAD kinase, with the protein MSKSILLVSHRHREEIKAAAALTRAISGDLGLRIVEEADRDSPPDLVLALGGDGTILGAAEFAHELDIPLLGINFGHMGFLAETSGETLPDVLSQVARADYSVDPRMTLRVVVRCPGGQTTEDWALNEAVVLHTDMARPAEFAFAVDHQIVSTYAADGIILATPTGSTAYAYSAGGPVVWPDTEAIVMAPLAAHGLFTRPLVVSPQSFLEVGVLAVNREIPRVWLDGRRAYDTPPGSTVEVTKGAKPLMVVRLGDTPFSKRLVTKFNLPVSGWRENGFEAAVD; encoded by the coding sequence GTGAGTAAATCAATTCTGTTGGTCAGCCACCGCCATCGAGAAGAGATCAAGGCAGCGGCAGCCCTGACCAGAGCGATTTCCGGCGACCTAGGATTGAGAATCGTTGAGGAAGCTGATCGTGACAGTCCGCCTGATCTCGTATTGGCCCTTGGTGGAGACGGGACGATACTTGGCGCGGCCGAGTTCGCACACGAACTCGATATTCCGCTACTGGGAATCAACTTCGGGCACATGGGATTCTTGGCGGAGACATCTGGGGAAACCCTTCCAGACGTGCTGAGTCAGGTGGCGCGGGCAGACTACTCGGTGGATCCGCGAATGACCTTGAGGGTTGTCGTTCGATGCCCGGGCGGACAGACGACCGAGGACTGGGCACTCAATGAGGCGGTGGTTCTGCACACGGACATGGCGCGCCCAGCCGAGTTTGCGTTCGCGGTGGACCACCAGATTGTTTCGACCTACGCCGCTGACGGGATAATCCTCGCAACGCCGACCGGCTCGACCGCCTATGCCTACTCGGCGGGAGGACCGGTCGTCTGGCCCGACACCGAAGCCATCGTTATGGCACCGCTCGCGGCTCACGGACTTTTTACTCGCCCCCTGGTTGTCAGCCCTCAGTCATTCCTTGAGGTTGGAGTCCTGGCGGTAAACCGTGAGATTCCGAGAGTGTGGTTAGACGGACGCCGCGCCTATGACACACCACCGGGTTCGACGGTTGAGGTAACAAAGGGTGCCAAGCCACTGATGGTTGTCCGTCTTGGAGACACTCCTTTTTCGAAGCGTTTAGTCACAAAGTTCAATCTTCCTGTCTCCGGTTGGCGCGAGAATGGTTTCGAGGCCGCCGTTGATTGA
- a CDS encoding TlyA family RNA methyltransferase, which translates to MARSRLDAELVRRGLVPSRNQAQRLVEEGRVLVNGMPAAKAASQIDQAVPIEVTKPAEKSDYVSRGAHKLLGALEAFHGEFPSIEGAKCLDAGASTGGFTDVLLQKGAREVVAVDVGYGQLAWKLREDPRVTVLERVNIRHLTPEQVGTPPSLVVADLSFISLTLVLPNLVTVAPGATMMLMVKPQFEAGKGKVGAGGVVRDPEIRAQTVLKVADRAIELGLRVIGVAASPLPGPSGNVEYFLLLAPRPVENDQAIGLAGAELADRVRRAVAEGPQDGL; encoded by the coding sequence ATGGCCAGAAGCCGTCTCGACGCTGAACTCGTGAGGCGCGGCCTCGTCCCTTCACGAAACCAGGCACAGCGCCTGGTCGAAGAAGGCCGGGTACTAGTAAACGGTATGCCCGCGGCAAAAGCTGCTTCACAAATCGATCAGGCTGTGCCAATTGAGGTGACAAAACCCGCGGAGAAGAGCGACTACGTTTCGCGTGGGGCCCATAAGCTCCTCGGTGCGTTGGAGGCGTTTCACGGAGAGTTTCCTTCCATTGAAGGAGCGAAATGCCTTGACGCGGGAGCATCGACTGGCGGTTTTACCGACGTTCTCTTGCAAAAGGGCGCGCGCGAGGTTGTGGCGGTGGATGTCGGCTATGGACAGTTGGCGTGGAAACTACGTGAAGATCCGCGGGTAACGGTTCTTGAAAGAGTGAATATTCGTCACCTGACTCCCGAACAGGTCGGAACTCCGCCATCGCTCGTCGTTGCGGATTTATCCTTTATCTCTCTCACCCTAGTTTTACCGAACCTGGTAACGGTCGCACCGGGGGCAACCATGATGCTCATGGTCAAACCACAGTTTGAGGCCGGTAAAGGAAAAGTCGGCGCCGGTGGCGTTGTGCGTGATCCCGAGATTCGTGCACAGACAGTCTTGAAGGTCGCGGACAGAGCCATTGAGCTTGGGCTCAGGGTGATCGGGGTGGCGGCTTCACCTCTTCCTGGCCCCTCCGGAAACGTAGAGTATTTTCTGTTGTTGGCACCGCGTCCGGTGGAAAATGACCAAGCGATCGGCCTTGCAGGGGCGGAACTCGCCGATAGGGTCCGGCGTGCGGTCGCAGAGGGGCCACAGGATGGCCTCTAG